In a single window of the Oncorhynchus masou masou isolate Uvic2021 unplaced genomic scaffold, UVic_Omas_1.1 unplaced_scaffold_609, whole genome shotgun sequence genome:
- the LOC135536385 gene encoding microsomal glutathione S-transferase 1-like isoform X2 yields MAELTHMIDNDVFLAFSTYATIVVLKMMLMSPMTAYFRFTRKCFANMEDTGMAKTPEDKKRMLRVDPDVERVRRCHQNDLENIIPFVVIGLLYTLTGPDLSTALLHFRVFVVSRLFHTVAYVLPLPQPSRGIAWMVGMGATFSMAYRVLSTTHL; encoded by the exons ATGGCAGAGCTAACTCATATGATAGACAACGACGTGTTCCTGGCCTTCTCTACCTACGCCACTATTGTCGTCCTCAAGATGATGCTGATGTCTCCCATGACTGCATACTTCCGCTTCACGAGAAAG TGTTTTGCCAACATGGAAGACACAGGGATGGCTAAGACTCCAGAGGACAAGAAGAGGATGCTGAGAGTTGACCCGGATGTGGAACGTGTGAGAAG aTGCCACCAGAACGACCTGGAGAACATCATTCCGTTCGTAGTGATTGGTCTGCTGTATACCCTGACGGGGCCCGACCTCTCCACTGCTCTGCTCCACTTCCGGGTGTTTGTTGTTTCCAGGCTCTTCCACACGGTGGCCTACGTCCTCCCCCTGCCCCAACCCAGCAGAGGTATAGCTTGGATGGTTGGCATGGGTGCTACCTTCTCTATGGCATACAGAGTGCTAAGCACCACGCATCTCTGA